One window of Leguminivora glycinivorella isolate SPB_JAAS2020 chromosome 9, LegGlyc_1.1, whole genome shotgun sequence genomic DNA carries:
- the LOC125229382 gene encoding dnaJ homolog subfamily C member 25 homolog yields MTKYLYYLFFIFLSWHVATVSSADHLLEGIYCGKENCYEVLGVNRDVTKNEIGKAYRQLARKYHPDMHRDPEAKKVAEEKFKQIATAYEILRDDEERTDYDYMLDNPQEYYAHYYRYYRRRMAPKVDVRIVIAVTISIISIIQYYSAWSKYDTAIKYFMTVPKYRNKALEIAKAETKELNSKSKGNKKSKSEQKEEQDKIIRRVIEENMDIKGAYAKPEITDILWVQLIILPYTISYYIYWYMRWFWKFTVLRQPYEEQEKLYLIRKYMKLGQHQFDSLEDSEKQEYLDEELWIKENYVAWQEIKDEEAKKALAENNKYKQYRRYIKSHGVGRMTFDDS; encoded by the coding sequence ATGACGAAGTacttatattatttgtttttcatCTTTCTGTCATGGCACGTCGCCACGGTTTCGTCCGCCGATCACCTGCTAGAAGGTATTTATTGTGGAAAAGAAAACTGCTACGAAGTCTTAGGGGTGAATAGAGACGTGACAAAAAATGAAATCGGAAAGGCATACCGCCAGCTGGCCAGGAAATACCACCCGGACATGCACAGGGATCCAGAGGCTAAGAAAGTCGCAGAAGAGAAGTTCAAGCAAATCGCGACCGCATACGAAATACTTCGAGATGACGAAGAAAGAACCGACTACGATTATATGCTCGACAATCCCCAGGAGTACTACGCTCATTACTACAGGTACTACCGGCGGCGCATGGCACCTAAAGTGGATGTTCGGATTGTGATTGCTGTCACTATCTCTATTATATCGATAATCCAGTACTACAGCGCCTGGTCCAAGTACGATACGGCTATTAAGTATTTTATGACTGTGCCAAAGTATAGAAATAAAGCTCTAGAAATTGCCAAAGCTGAAACTAAGGAACTGAACTCAAAGAGCAAAGggaataaaaaaagtaaatcagAGCAGAAGGAGGAACAAGATAAAATCATACGCAGAGTTATTGAAGAGAATATGGATATAAAAGGAGCATATGCCAAGCCAGAAATCACAGACATTCTCTGGGTGCAGCTAATAATACTGCCGTACACCAtttcttattatatttattggtATATGAGATGGTTCTGGAAGTTTACTGTTTTGAGGCAGCCATATGAGGAGCAggagaaattatatttaattaggAAGTACATGAAGCTTGGTCAGCACCAGTTTGACTCATTAGAAGATAGTGAAAAGCAAGAGTATCTTGATGAAGAGCTGTGGATCAAAGAGAATTATGTGGCTTGGCAAGAAATTAAAGATGAAGAAGCCAAGAAGGCTTTAGCtgaaaataacaaatacaaacaGTATCGGAGGTATATCAAGTCACATGGGGTGGGTCGTATGACATTTGATGACTCTTGA
- the LOC125229381 gene encoding DALR anticodon-binding domain-containing protein 3 yields MIENVLDKFSDCVFLFLTGESRDGQGLLVKRHSESLNVHGDFSFPNRVKSWHGYIDASKAKENDDSLLQCIGKSTDNLVRESQNWVLQINIVKEHKDRIHLFLDRTKSIRTGLKEALQTNATVIKRINETLDSVTCDPLCNDDTLTSFRLRHLSRTIQNLCTLCGNKTPIFVSWKSSSISPDGRHKVLCGAVVNAKTGNKENAVDGNEFIRLRQDEMTLIAQHKYGVRVSTDSKWKEFIANLGESAAIFELLQTKPSSAVKINFDCSSTGSSKGAAFILYNCARLETIVRTFNEKVDDGTYPPLPDFEHTDFDLLTQEDEWSIIFNFIMGFPSLINNSMDIREATCEFRPHQICGFLCSMVRVFSQYYRRVRILTEPRKHLLPVLYARIHMLKILNETLKICLKILNIKSVTQM; encoded by the exons ATGATAGAAAACGTTTTAGATAAGTTCTCTGATTGTGTATTTTTGTTTCTGACTGGAGAAAGCAGAGACGGCCAAGGATTGTTAGTAAAAAGGCATTCTGAAAGTTTAAACGTACACGGCGACTTCAGCTTTCCAAACAGAGTGAAATCCTGGCACGGATACATTGATGCTTCAAAGGCGAAAGAAAATGATGATAGCTTGTTGCAGTGCATCGGGAAATCTACTGATAATTTAGTTCGTGAATCACAAAACTGGGTCCTACAAATAAACATAGTTAAAGAACATAAGGACCGCATTCATTTATTTCTTGACCGAACAAAATCTATTCGTACGGGTTTGAAAGAAGCGTTACAAACCAACGCAACGGTTATCAAAAGAATAAACGAGACACTTGATTCAGTAACATGTGATCCACTTTGTAATGATGATACCTTGACATCGTTTCGTTTACGACATCTGAGCAGAACTATACAGAATCTTTGTACACTGTGCGGGAACAAAACACCCATATTTGTAAGTTGGAAATCATCTAGTATCAGCCCTGATGGCAGACATAAGGTGCTGTGCGGAGCTGTTGTTAATGCTAAAACAGGGAACAAGGAAAATGCAGTTGATGGGAATGAATTTATAAG GCTACGCCAAGACGAGATGACACTAATCGCTCAACACAAGTATGGAGTAAGGGTGTCCACAGACTCTAAATGGAAAGAGTTCATAGCTAATCTTGGGGAGTCAGCTGCCATATTTGAGCTGCTTCAGACTAAACCTAGTAGTGCAGTTAAAATCAACTTTGATTGTTCATCAACAGGGTCAAGTAAAG GAGCTGCTTTCATTCTATACAACTGTGCCAGGCTGGAGACTATTGTGCGGACATTTAATGAGAAAGTTGATGACGGAACTTATCCTCCTTTACCAGACTTTGAACATACGGATTTCGATTTACTCACACAAGAA gaTGAATGGAGCATTATATTCAACTTTATTATGGGGTTTCCGTCTCTCATAAATAACTCCATGGATATCAGGGAAGCTACGTGCGAATTCCGACCACACCAGATCTGCGGCTTTCTGTGCTCTATGGTTAGAGTGTTCAGCCAGTACTACAGGAGAGTTAGGATACTGACA GAGCCAAGAAAGCATCTGTTGCCAGTATTGTACGCCAGAATTCACATGTTGAAAATACTGAACGAGACCCTCAAGATATGcttgaaaatattaaatattaaaagtgtTACGCAAATGTAA